The Sander vitreus isolate 19-12246 chromosome 24, sanVit1, whole genome shotgun sequence genome segment CATAGCATTCTTGATCGGCGACACCAAGTGGAGCTCCACTACTCACATCGTGCTGTCATGCACTGGTATCGGAAGCATGGCAGTGGTGCCGCTGGTGCTCGGCCTAGCTAACAGGCAGTATACAGAACCGGCATTCAAACTTCTCCAGAAACTCCGAGACAGATGGAGGCGAAGGATGCAGGGATCACAGGAGGTGGCAGTCTGAGAAAATACTGACGAATATTTATGAAGGTTAATCTGGAAGAAGTCATGTTGCTCAGTTTGATGCCCACAGTATATTGATCAAGGCCATTGCATTGATTCTTTCACAATTTATTTATCGatgttacttaaaaaaaaagaagaaagtccACGTATTGTTTTACACTGGGTTTGCAATGATCATATCTGTATGTAGCTTCCCATTTCTGATGGTTTTccataacatttttataatttagCGGACAATATTACTGTATCAGGAGATAGAATTGAAAAGATGAAGGAAAGTTAGTACGTGTTTTTGTCAGGACAACATTAAAACCAACCATCGTCTCAAACAAGCACCATTGGTGCTAACGTCAGTGTGCTAACTTGctcacaatgctaacatgctgatatttCGCTTGTATAATAATACCTATAATGTTAATTGTCATTTTGAGAACATTAGGAAGAAAGGTTGTATAAACTACCCTCGTATCAGTGTTGTACGTCCTTTAAATATAGCTCAAAGACATCCAGTATAGCCTCATTTCTCTTTGTGCTGCATGCTCTGGATATCATAGTAGATTGTCTCCCATCTGTCACCCACCTCCCCTGAAATGTTTACTCCTACTTCCCTCACTAGTGTTTATCTATATGCTGGTATGCAAGCTGAAGAGGTGAGAGGGATGCACCCCCTGTGAGGGTAGAGCAGAAGACCATGCAGGAAAGAACCATGACGTGAAAACCATATGTGCATGTTAGTTTATTCCATATTTAGATAAACTGTTACAGAAAggttaaatactgtaaaagcaGGCTTCGGAGAAACATCTGCTGCTTCCAAATAATTGTATTCGAAGACTCAAAGTTGTATTTGTCGTAAAGATCCATTCAAgggaaattagatttttttattcgaGACTCGATTAAACACGGAATATGTGTCATCAgaaatcagaatactttattgatccccctcagggaaattgtgaagttgcagttgctcacagtcagatTTAAGGTAAGCGTGAGAAAAAACTagtcaataagtgtataaagtaacatagctagtgtgcaagaaataaaaattgaagtcaaagtaaagtaaaagtaggtTAAGAAGATGTTACTACAACAATGGATGGTACAGATGCTATGGGAGTTGTACAGTGTCAACGTAAGTAGCATCAGTGAACAAGTGGTTGAAACATGTCAGACTGTCATAATGTCAGAAATGCAATTTGTTTCCCCCCAAACAAAGTGTGGTTGTAaatgtgtacatacagtatgtgggtgGAAAAGAGACAAGCTGATTTGGAGAAGCAGACTTCAATTAAATTAAAGAGCAATCAAGGTCTGAACCGTTATGGGACATTAGGAGAGATGAGATATCATCATGGAGTCAGGgtacactgtctgtctgtagcctATATGTCCTTGTGTTGCTTTGCTAAGTCATGTTCCAGCGTGTGTTCCACATCGGAACATTTTATACGTGTGTGTCCATAAGACTGAGGAGAAtcgggagaggaggaggaggtggaaggAAAAAATGAAGACAGGACGTGACTGTCGGACTCCAGCTCCTAATGACTGACTGCTACCTTTATCATGTGGAAAGCCTCTGACAAAGAAACACACTGTGCCCAAACTGTGTTTGGATtctttacatttatatttgctttctttctgagGGTGAAATGAGAAGCTTGATATCATTCTCATGTCTCTACTATACCTTAGCTTAGCCTGAACAcggagggaaacagctagcttggtcCAAATGTAccaaaatctgtgtgtgtgaaaatttTAATTTGCCATTTTTTATAAGATATACCGTATTAATTAGTACGTTTTAtggagcaggggtcttcaacattttttaaaccaaggaccccttaactgaaagagagacggagcagggaccccccccccccactacgTACATtgtatacaaatacatttgcatattaaactgggcctacaaaagcgtgtagggcggcctaaagcctttatacacaccttttttttttgcatagaatactaagctattaaaataattgttggcatgattttataaatcatgttttaatgttacacatacatgtggcacagtgaatccttattaactgtatctgtggatggctaccttagtgactaccttacctataggccagtaagcagacatttatatttgctaataatatgttggattcatgttaagacattttaatttttggaaaaaaactttcaaaaattaacaataattttggaggcccccctgcagtgactctgaggaccccttaggggccccggaccccccGTTGAAGATCCCTGTTATAGAGTGTCTCTGAATAGAGTCAGGCAAGCTGTTCCCCCCCTCTTTCCAtgctttatgctaaactaagtaAACGTCTACTGGCTCCAGCTATGTGTTTACTAGAGAgtggaattaaaaaaatctaactatcatctgtatttcccaaaatgtcgttCTTTAAGTGACTATGCTCCTGTGCGTTtatgtgaaagaaaaagagagcagaCATATTGTTCATGatgctttgtttatttattgcattGGCTTGCAAACACTTGTCATCCTAACAGTAAACTGCAATGTCTTCTGATTTCTTCGCGATTACATTTGACATAGCCTGTTTGAGTTATAAAGGTGCAGATAcatgtgagagaaagagaacaaTTCCAACGCAGTATGAAAAGCCATTTCAAGCATACAGTTCTACCCCAGATCCATGTTTGCCTTCCGTTAATGTGATCTCGTGTAGGAAGCATTATCTTTGTGAGTATCCTTCCTGATAGTAACAAGATGTTGAgcaacagaacagaaacacTCCTTTGAACCTCTTGCTCAATGCCACAAGttcctcattttatttttcacttcatTAAGAAACCTTTACACTGTTAGATGGgtggttttctttttctacaGAGACACAATCGTATTAAGCTCAAAAAGGTATGACAGAAACAACTGCaagaaagctgaaaaaaaaatacactaatGGTACCAGGAACACAAATGTTTGCCAAGGCAAAGAAAGATAAGAAAACCTTTTTAACAAAATGTCTCCAACTTCAAGCACGAGTTCTAGGAAAAGATGTTCAACCTGCCAAGAAGCTATTGTTAGACTGCAGAAAGCACACAAACGAAACATGATTATTGGATTTAAAGACACTTTTGTGATGATCCTCGaaatttaacttaatttaaatcattttaattacattttgcgGACATACTTTAATGCTGCAGACAGACGTGTGATGGACAGTCAATCTTCAGTATAAAGGGAGCTTTCGGACACGACTTTGCCCGCCTCCACCTCCACCCGGATCAGCAGGCGTTTCTTCAAGGCGGGGTACATCGGCGGGACAGCTGTATCTGCCGGGACAATGGTGGGTGCCCGGGCTTGTGGCTTCTCTGGGGAGTGGTGCTTCTCTGGGGAGTGGTGCTTCTCTGGGGGGTGGTGCTTCTCTGGGGGGTGGTGCTTCTCTGGCAAGTGAACGTCTGCGTGCAAGTAAGGACTTGGATTGGttgatttgtttttagaaaTCTGAGCGAAAGAGAGGTTTTATTTTAGTGGGACACAAAACATGAATCAATCATGTAAAGGATGATATGTATGAAACAgatgcaggtttttattttattttattaccatGTCCAATTTGTATATATCTTAGGCCCATTTGttataattatattaaattTAGTTTTGTGTTCCTCTCAACCTTCCTCGTGTACCTCTAGTGATTTCCTAAATGTACATTTGAGCAACATCCTGACGGAAGATTTGAGCCAGTTGCTTTACTTCAAAAGAGGGCGAGCTGCTACTTGGTGCACATTTGCGGCACTGCATCCAGGTATATTGAGGGCTTCATTGGTGTACAAATTGAAAGACATGTATCAATGTTTTATCAGTGGGTTTCCAACCTGGGGGTCCGGATCCCCACAAGGGGtcccaagacaagtccaagggGGTCACCAAATAATTAGcaggacagaaaaacagactttCTTCCgaactttgcttttttttcttgtaaattCATGGATAATTTCAACTCTAGACATTTGAATAATGAGGGCTcatgagccaaaaaaaaaaagaaattggaaCCACTGTTTTcagctcattaaaaaaaaaattctgctaTCAAGCTACAGCTGCTCTGGGAATACTTTGACATGTTTATATGTCTCCAGTATccatagaaaaaaaagtcacagagcGACcaaatcagaaaatgtaacaaagtgGTTCTCACCTGCGTGGCGCATATGGTAGTTCATTCTTCGCAGAGATggatcagagacagagagacggacacaGTTGTTAGTGCAAGCCTTAATGCATTATGATATATTCTACAACAGACAGCAACATCATCTCCTATACCTCTGCTCCTCGCCCTCCAGCAGCTTGCGGTAGGTGGCGATCTCGATGTCCAGGGCCAACTTGAGGTTCATCAGCTCTTGGTGTTCGCGGATCTGTCCAGCCAAGTCCTGCTTGGCCCGCCTCAAGGCCTCCTCCAGCTGGGAAATGTCGTCCCGAGCCTTCAGCAGGTTGTCTTCGCCTTCTGTCCTTATGTCACTGATGTCCTTCATCAGGGACTCTTcctaacattaaaaaaaaaaaaaaaaacacacagtaaaagAGGAAATCAGAGGCTGGTTGGATGGACAAGGTGTGTACTTATACACCTGAACTCTGGGAGTGTTTATCTGTGCGCACAACCTTCCTTGTGAGAGTTTCCAGGTCCCCGTTGAGCCTCTGGATGTGGCGCGCCAGGTCTGAGATCTCCCTCCTTAAGTCACGCACTTCCTGCTCACGCTGTCCTGCATTTAAGACCATGGAATCCATCTGAGGGGAAAAGATGGCACATTTCACCATGTCTCTTGGTAACTACAGAGCTGGTTCAAGAAGGGgtcggccctatgttcccacagcccaatggtcccacagccctatgttcccatatttctaagattttgtttttcactgaaaattaggccctatgttcccacagccctatgttcccacatttctaagagtTTTCTTAAaagtaggccctatgttcccacatttcaaaGACTTTTCTTAAAAGTagtccctatgttcccacatttctaggacattttcaaaattacgTCTTGTATTcgtacatttcccttcaatttaagccctatcctcccacaaacattttttagggttagggggataaaatctgatacaaatgtattaaaaaaaaacgcaaatgtgggaacatagggcctaattttggaaaacaatcttagaaatgtggaaaCTGcaggaacatagggcctaattttctgtgaaaaaatattcttacattcttagaaatgtgggaacatagggctgtgggaccattgggctgtgggaacatagggctgtgggaacataggcacgctcccttTAAGAAAAGCTGTAACATGTAAGGATGGTAAAATACTATGCTGGTACTACTAAGTACTAGTACAATGTACTGCTAAGTACTATGTTTTCTTCTTTGGGTATAATCTTCCTCCCCCCCACCTTTTTCTGGTTCCACTGCTTGGCTTCGTCCCTGCTGCGGGCGGCCATGTTGGCATATTGATTCTTGACACCCTCGATGATCTCGTCCATGTCCAGAGACCGTTTGCTGTTGTCGCGTAAGACCACTGTCACATTCTGGACATGCGACTCCAGCTCCTTGATCTCCTGCAGGGGGGCAGACGTGGGCACAACAGAGCTAGtgtgaaaaaaataacttattttttcaaattcaCTTCTTTTATGTGCAATTGTCATATGTCTCCTTCAGGCCAAACAGGTTGTAGCTTTCACAGAGCAGAGGTAAAGAACAATGCAAATAAAAGCAACCCCATCAATACCTCATCATATCCAACCCTGAGGAAGTCCAGTTTTCCAATCAGGTCCTCTAGCTCCAGAACCAGATCTACTGCCTCCAAGTGACCTTCATCTACATCCTGTTACAAACATACGCATTAAACACATGCATAGGTATAAGGACACTCACGTGACATACAGTGCAGAAATTGCTCCCAAAATATCATATTGCCACAGGTTAAATCCACAGTTAAATAGTATGCGATATAATACTAAAATACTATTGCCCTAATGTATTTCAAATGTGGGGAATTAGTGAATTAGAGTGTTTACTATGTTTTCTAAATGGTTGAATATATCAGCAGCACAAGAAGCTGAAAGTACCTGTTTCTTGACAATAAACTCATTCTCCAGGTCCGATTTTTTCAGAAATGCCTCCTCATAcctgaaaaatacagaaaataaagagTGAGAAATGAAATTTGTGCCAATAATGACATAGTTTTGAGTCCTCTGGGTTTACAttcatatgtactgtatatgaaatgtcccaatttgggatcaataaatcTAATACTGTGTTTGCAGCTGTGGAAAACAGGGAAATTAGAAATGGCTTCCCTTCATGTAACATAATACCACCCAACATGAACTGGagagacgctccatattcatgctccatcttaaaatacgttagccggtaagggacatacaggacatactgctccgcctttcatgttttcgctgtcacatgataaactcacaggtgctgctaatgctgctaatgggtatcgtagcttcccggcccccggcaagtttgaagaagaaaacatggaggaccacacgtgtTCAAAATCCatatttcaggaacaggagtcttcttcttcgcccagaaaaagaaaaaggatattgaaaagagcaagagaccggctttttgaagcgtgaaggctaccgtagctgtaatacgtactttgaactgcgtggcgcgagagagtttattgcgatatatgatctcaacgccagatgggagaaattcctacaaattggacctttaagtagaattttcacgtatctgtactttacttcgttatttatatttctggaaactattacttttactccactacatttcccctaagcatctgcgttactcgttacttgcaagaaatgttttcgCACGTTGGAGGAaaagattttttaaattaaaattctgTTGGATGTGGAAACCCTGAATGTTATGCTTTACTATGAGGAACTTGAGGAGTTtgtatttacttttacttctaataattaagtacatttaacatcagaaaattacttttgatacttaggTGGGCTACgataaatatcagatactttaagacttttcctcaagtaatattctaaaaggtgactttaacttctaccaaagtcattttctggtaagatacttgtactcaagtattgctttcaagtactttatacaagactacAGTGCAGGTAGGACCACTGGACATATTTATAGTTGATGGAGGTTTATGTCTCTAAACATGGACCCACTGACTTCTTCTTGGtgtcctccacctcctcctggtTCTTGAGCAGTGCAGCATACAGTTTTTCTTGGTCGTGGAGCAAGGTCTCGATCTGCCGCTCCATGTCGTTCTCCAGCTGCTTGGCGATGTCGTCGATTTTCCCCTCGTAGGCCTCCTGCTCCTTGAGGATCTTCAGCTTCGTTTCGAGCTTTTTGTTCTCATCCTCCAGGTGTTTCATCTAAGTCAGAGACAGACAACGAGGTGAACAGAAATccaagaggggaaaaaaaacaaaaaacagcagcaacaaaacatatgctacattttgcagtaaagtaactgcaaaaaaaaaaaaaaaaaattaggcatgctaaaataaaataatgaaaaatatagTCCCATGATGTCATGTGATGGTGTAGAATAAATGTGAGGAATGCCATGtctaaatatatactgtagctaTATGCCAAGTTTTGATCACTCCAAATATGTATGTGTAGCCCCACCTGCTGGCAACAGAATAAAATGTGGTTTTAGTGGTACTGAATAATTTATAAATTAATATAATTCTGGATTAATgtatgacataaaaaaaaaaaacatgttatttataATTTTTCCATACAGTTTAAGGTAGGTGGCAGGATATATTAGTTTTAAAATCTAAtcttaaattaaagctgcaagcagcgttggacgggcccttgcACCTCCTTgcacgtcggggttactggcagaTGCCGCTCCTTGTGGCcatgcatttgcgcggcactcagacactgcaaatcgtcaccaatggaaagggaactctctgctgagttcagtgatacctcacacaagagtcGGTTCACAAGTTATGAATTGGGGCGTGGTCTGAGTacatgggcgtggttaaagtataggtgccgcctcagtatcacatgtagaccacacattataagtttcatgtaaatcggatgatgtttgtcatttaAGGCTGATATCCTGttgggggcgctatgaccaaaagtcaatattggcctgtagatgacctcaggcctggacccttgtcaagcGTAAGAAATTTCGTAATCGTAAAAAAAGCAGTAATCTTTTTAACTGATTTGTATTTTTGAGGTTCACATTTTGAAAGCACATTTGCTGCCCTGTTTCTATCCAATATTAGTAGTTTCACTCAGGGAAAGTGAGGTCAGGAAACTGCTGAACGAATATCATTTCTTAGGACACCTGTGTACCTGTATTGTGATGACGTGATGAAGAAATACGGTTTCCCCACAGTGAAGGGATGCAGTTTGGCGATGAATAGTGGTGTGAGAATAGGCCAGAGCGTTTGTGTAGAGGATGAGGTGGTGACATATCAGGCCACGGGGGGGAGCTGGTGAGGGTAATTGAACTGGGAACTGCCATGGTGggcggagaagaagaagaagactcctgggAAGAGGCGTGTGGAGTAAATAGTCATGCACCTGACTGTTCAGCATGCTATAAATTGGCTCCTGCGGGTTGTTAGCAATGTCCTGGAGTAAGcccttgtgtatgtgtgtacattgGGATTGGGCCCATTACATCTCTCCTGCCTCGTTGCTCGGGGATTATTTGATTTCACTGccaaccctaatcctaaaagtATATAAAGATACAGGTGTCCGCCTCTCCCTGAGAAGATTTTGAACTTGTGCAGAGGCTTTGAATCATCCTGGGAAGAATTAAGAAATTATATTTGTTCAGCAGTTTCCTGACCTCACTTTCCCTAAGTGAAACTACTAATATTGGATAGAAACAGGGCAGCAAGTGTGTTTTCAAAATGTGAACCTCAAAAATACAAATCAGTTAAAAAGATTACTGCTTTTTTACTGTAAGTATCAAAGGAAGGTTAAATTCAACTGGGCAACTGGACTTGGCTAAGGTTCTTGAAGTTGTCACGTCTCTCATCCGAGGTCAATATTTGGCCTCATGTGAGAATGCCAACGATGGTTGTTCAGACTtggcctgtctgtgtctgtgaaaaaggtctattgcaaAGTCCTCTCATGGAAATCATTGGTCCTAAGCTGCTCCCATGTGCTGCTGCCAGGATGACCTGGAGGTTCATTTTACTGACACTGGGAGAATGGCACAAACTGCTTTTAACATAATTGTTGGCAGTTGGACAACCTGCGTAAAGAAACACTGCAGCACCTTGTTTCCCCCATTAGAATAGACTGTTGATCTTTCGGTTGCCTCTCATCATGAAATTAGTGTGCTGCAGGTATCCTCCTCACCCTGAAGTGTTTTCAGAGATGTAAATACGCAGCAAAAAAATAACTGTGTTAAGTTTTGTGCCAATCGGAATAACCGTTGCCAAGATACAACAGTTCCTGTTTCGgcagccacctacaggaagttggtcctctataACTTGCGTATTGTTTTAGATATAAAAATTATtctgataactttttgtcatgagggtacACAGAGTCTATACGCAAGTTTTCGTGCTGATCGGACTCACGCcccaggaggagttagacaaagtaggtttcccatatatcgATTTTTTgcttattattttaaaaaattaaaaaaaatggccttccggttgggcggagctaatgaaggtaaattggaaatatgtccgcaatgattagagcaatacGTGTAGTAGCCTAAAGCTGGTGAATatcggagcaactatgtccaagttaagaCCTTCCAcacattagggggcgctatggagcccgcTTACAGGTAGGCTATTGGCCAAATTGCTGTACAGTCtcgcaaagctcccaggtgtttatgtgggcgccaatttttgtgagttttcgtatatattgaggccgtcaaaaatgtgGTCATGGGCACGAAAACCAAGATGACCGACTTCCTGTCAGATGgaaaattttcaaaaaaatgctACATGGACTAAATTTGGTATATTAACTTCTTATTTTTTCCGCTTGTTATGGGGCGCTATGGCGACGCACAAGCCCAATCACTACAgaactttgcaattttcaccaggTGTGACGTGTGCAATTGTTTTtgagttttcgtgcattctaACCCCCTCAAAATTGCGACGAAGGActtggaaaaataataatccttacaaaaacaataggttcctcGCACTTTCAGTGCAAGGCACTGTTGGGGCCTTGCACtttcgtgctcgggccctaaatatCTTACTGTTTTAATTGTACTTGGCTCCAGATGCCCCCTGAAGTACCCTGAGTGTGGGAGAATAACAATGTGCATGCCCAAAGCTAATTGCCCTGCTGCAATTTGATTGGCTGTTCGCCAAATACTGTTGTCATTTGCATAGTTGGCATCCGTTAGCATTTCTTTGAAAGAAGAATAGTAACTGAGGTCACCATGAACGATGTGGATTATCTTCTACAGCACACATTTGAAAGTCtgtcttttgcagaaaaacttGAGATGAAACACCTAAATGCCCACCAGCTGCGGGgtatttttttataaaccaaacctATGTTAAAATAATCAGATTTAACGTGGAGTGGCTCTTcgggagaggaaaaaaaatgacgAACTGCTACTGTTAGCTTGTCAGAGAAgaccctttttcttttctgttctttgtttttaactttCCGTGTGTGTTTGAATTCGGAGGGATGGTATAGCCTACCTGGTCAAGAACAGACTTTCAGGATGCCTAGCATTTTTCTGAGAGGACTATCCGACATGAAAGCAGCAGGAGGCAGGAGCAGACACTAGCTAACCAAATTAGCACATTGAGCAGAACAGGTAGGCTATGTGCGCAGTCCGATTATCACCTGTGTTAAATTGTGTGGGAAATGGTAAATAGCGCATTATGTCAAATTGTGTTTTCTGGTTTTGCATCTGTGCAAAGTAGGGTTGTTGCGCCACCCTTTATTTTCCACTTAAAAACGCTGTGTATTAGTTTCATCTAATTTACTCAAAAGACAACACTGTACATTAAATCCATACATTGCCTATTCCAGGTCATGTTGACGGACTGATGACTCTTATAGACCAGAATTATCCACAAGGTGGCGTCCTTTGTCCCTACAACATTGTTAACATGAAGTGAAGTTTGCAAAAGGAGACCATTTTTTTATGGCCTCAGGTCAAAGAATTATTTACGGCAGAAAGATGCTATAAGCAATGCTCCAGGattagaaaaatatttttacaaatACGATATCCTTCACGAAATTATGGGcttgttttttactttgaattgttactgtagcctactaaactttgcaaaaaaagtaaatgaataGCCGATACATCAAACTAAATAAATTACAgatacattaaaaacaatgaaaatgacaTAGGCCTATTGAATTGAATAAATTAtttggaatatatatatatatatatatatatatatatatatatatatatatatttagaataaTATTCCGCTAATAGGCTACACAACACCAAAAACGGGGGgataaaatacattaaacactgTTCTtatgatttagttttttcttaatgtgtttttttttttttttttaaacgtttcgAGCACGCTGTTTATTAatttagaaataaatacatttttttaaatgactttattCAATAGAAACACCAAGGGGGAATAGGGGGGGACAGGGgaaacacatcacacaacagggaagagaaaaacaaataaataaataaataaaaatagaaataataaacacagagacagaaaataagataataaaacgcacaaaaaaaaaatacaattaaaaaaataaatagtaaaaattTACACACCTTGTCAATCAACCTGACGAACTTGTCATTGAGTCCAACCATGTCGTCCTTCTCCCTGGATTTGCCCGACAGGTCGATCCCGTTTTGGCTCGGGTGGCTTTTGAGCGGTCCGGTGCTGCCCGGGGAGTAGGACTGGCTGCTGTAGTCTCCCGGTGTAGACATGTTGCAGTTTGTAATAGCGAGGGGAAACCCAGGAACTGAACAGATGAGCGGCGAAGGTAACCTACATCCCTGCAGATCACCTGCTTTTAAGGTGGACAAGGACCACCCATCACCGCCCCCAAAACATGCGTCTAATCAAGAGAGGACAATTTCAAAACTAcagtgaaaaatacaaaaagatcAACATGAAATACTTGAATGTTGAGTCTGAACCAGTTTGTCCAGGAGTGTTGCTGGGCACCAGAAGCTAATGGCACCGTTGGGGGCGGAttcatgcttaaaaaaaaaccaggTATAAAACCTACCTGTATCCATTAAATCTATCAAGTGACTCTCTAGCCTAAAACGCTCTCTGTCGCTGTCAACTGTCTCTCAGTCAATCATGCCTTCGAACACCGCTGCCAGCATGTTTGGTGGAGCAGGGGGAAAGGGTTCTCGGGTGTCCGTGGCCAGCCTGGAGGGGCTGCGTAACGTGCTACGCAACGAGACGGACAGAGACTCCGCTCCCGCCGCTCCAGCGACACCTGCGGCTGCCGCTCCGGCCGCGCCTGCCGCCCCCGCGGACGACAAGCAGACACTTCGGGGTCTGAACGGCCGGCTGTCCGGCTACGTGTGCCGGGTGAGACAGCTGGAGAAGGAAAAC includes the following:
- the LOC144512914 gene encoding keratin, type II cytoskeletal 8-like isoform X1; translation: MDTDACFGGGDGWSLSTLKAGDLQGCRLPSPLICSVPGFPLAITNCNMSTPGDYSSQSYSPGSTGPLKSHPSQNGIDLSGKSREKDDMVGLNDKFVRLIDKMKHLEDENKKLETKLKILKEQEAYEGKIDDIAKQLENDMERQIETLLHDQEKLYAALLKNQEEVEDTKKKYEEAFLKKSDLENEFIVKKQDVDEGHLEAVDLVLELEDLIGKLDFLRVGYDEEIKELESHVQNVTVVLRDNSKRSLDMDEIIEGVKNQYANMAARSRDEAKQWNQKKMDSMVLNAGQREQEVRDLRREISDLARHIQRLNGDLETLTRKEESLMKDISDIRTEGEDNLLKARDDISQLEEALRRAKQDLAGQIREHQELMNLKLALDIEIATYRKLLEGEEQRMNYHMRHADVHLPEKHHPPEKHHPPEKHHSPEKHHSPEKPQARAPTIVPADTAVPPMYPALKKRLLIRVEVEAGKVVSESSLYTED
- the LOC144512914 gene encoding keratin, type II cytoskeletal 8-like isoform X2, which translates into the protein MDTDACFGGGDGWSLSTLKAGDLQGCRLPSPLICSVPGFPLAITNCNMSTPGDYSSQSYSPGSTGPLKSHPSQNGIDLSGKSREKDDMVGLNDKFVRLIDKMKHLEDENKKLETKLKILKEQEAYEGKIDDIAKQLENDMERQIETLLHDQEKLYAALLKNQEEVEDTKKKYEEAFLKKSDLENEFIVKKQDVDEGHLEAVDLVLELEDLIGKLDFLRVGYDEEIKELESHVQNVTVVLRDNSKRSLDMDEIIEGVKNQYANMAARSRDEAKQWNQKKMDSMVLNAGQREQEVRDLRREISDLARHIQRLNGDLETLTRKEESLMKDISDIRTEGEDNLLKARDDISQLEEALRRAKQDLAGQIREHQELMNLKLALDIEIATYRKLLEGEEQRMNYHMRHADF